The stretch of DNA AAGTAAGAGCATGTGCCTGAAAAAAGACACCAATTCTAATAAGCCCTAGAAAAAGCTCCAAGTTTGACCTTAAACCGAAATTACGACCTTGAGATGAATGAGCTGAAATTCTAGTATGCCTTGAAAACACAAGATGAGGCGGGGAGGATGGGTTGGCGATTTTGGTGGTTGGGTAAAGGGATTTGATGGGTGCAGAGGGGTCCCCACGGTGTCCTATGATAATAAAAAAAGCAAACTACACCATCCAACCATTCGACAACATCCAACATTCTCAGTTTAAGAACCACGTAGTTGTAAATTGTGATGGGAGTTTGCCATGCCACTACTTAGAAGAATAGACAGACTGGTGTCTGATATAGTGGATGATGAGGGAGTGACGGCCCCATCACTTCTTAATCAGATTTTACAAACAAAACATAATGGGATAACCATTCGGAAATACTTGTAAGTTGGAATTATCCTTTTCATACAACTGTAATGTAATAGGGACATACATTTCAGATTATCATTGTCCCACAACTGGACAACCCATTACTGTGACTCTCACACTTGTAGACTTTGTACCTATTGTTAACCCACAAGTTCTCATTTAAGATTCAAGTATCACCTCACTTGTGTATACAAGACAAAAGCAGATACATGGGGAACAAACaatatatttgtcttatatacacAAGTGCCATGATACTTGACCTGTCTAAAGGGAGACTTGATGTTGTTAAACACATCACTTCTATATATATTTATTCTCGCAAAAAACAAAAATATCTTCAAAACTAAAATAGTCGACACACAGAGGACTTCATTACGAGTATCATTTATGAGATTGGTCCCAACAATAATGCCTTATTATTAAGAAAATTAACAATATATAGACAGTCTCACATCATTTTCGGGTAGACCATCTCGTATAATAAGAGTTTAAATACAACATCTTACACAGCACTAGCCGTATCATGAAATGGTGGAGTAAAAACTGAAGCCAAGTAATATAGCATTttacaggaaaaaaaaaattaaaaaatgtcTATAGCCTGAGAATAACATGCAGCGAATGCTAAGTTTACCGGTGAAAAATAACAATTACCCTCACAAGATTGATCTATACCAAGATCGCAACAAAAGGCAGCCAGGCCATCTGCGATGTATGAACCATTCAAACCAAGTTAGCATGCACAGCCTCCTCTCGGCTCAGTTTCAGACACCGCTTCCGGGATGCCTTGGAAATATCTGCAGAGGAAACCAGAAGCATAAGACCTTGGGATAATTTAGTAGCAAGGGAGAGAAATTATTGCAGGGAGCATAATAAGTCGATGATTGGTTTAAGCCACAGTCCAAATGCGGTTATCTAGCACTTGGTAGTTTCAATTGGTAAAATATACCCCTCAGTAATTGATTTTCCCACTTTTAAATTTGGGATATATTCCATTTTGATTGTGAACAAAAGCCAATCAACAAACAATGCGAAAAGGAGTAGAACTTGAATGACCCTTCGTCCTTCATGTCCCAAATTTTATAGAAATTTAAATGGGTGGAGAAAAAGTTTGAGTAATTTTATTTGCACAAAGCTAGAAAAAAACATCAACCACCTAAGTGGAGTGGTGGACATTTAAAGTGTAGTTGCCATGTAGAAACAAAATGTTAACAACTTACATGTCCTGCTCCCGTTCATTGGCAAGAGCTGCTTTTGCGATACAGTAGAATGCATCGTCGACTTTAATATCCTCTTTTGCAGAAGTCTCAAAATAAGGTATGTTCCCCTTCGAAGAGCACCAATCCTTTGCCTTCTTGTCAGAGACCTGAAATGTTTTTGAATTAAAAGAATGTGGAACCAAAAGTAGCCTCATATATATTCTAACAATTAGGGCACTCCTTACCACTCTACTGTTTCCACCATCTATGTCAATCTTGTTTCCAAGTAAGATAAATGGGAAGGCCTTTGGATCTGGAGGATTTGCCTGTACAACACAGTGAGCATATTAGAAAGCACTAATGGATGTATTTTATAAGCACGGTTATATCATTTATCATTGGTTTTCATGTCTTTATGATGCTTATAGAGCTATTGATAGTCGTTTctccccgaatagtctactttgtggGTGTATTTGTCCTCTATTTGCAAGAAAAGATGCATTTGGACCGTTTTGGGACTATTTCGTGGACTTTCAGGAGGATTAGAAGATGGACTCCCGAGCTCGTGCTGCAAAAGAGGCTCAGAGCCAGAGTGACGAGCAGATGACAAGGTCCTGCTTTTCATGCGCCTAGACCTGCGACCCTCAATCCCTTATAATATTACCCTACACCGTTTTTAGTCTTATAATTGTTCTTATTTCTTGATTTTATTTACCTTTTGTCATTAGTTCTGTTAATACCAACTCAAACAACAAAATAGATACCTCTAAATAGTCTAGTTCATTAGTATGGTAATTAGATATAATCAACTCTCTCCCTACTTCCCTTGCTATATTGTTAAGTGGAACTCTAGGATTATTTTTTATTATGTGACGCATTTTAAGCCTGCCAAGAACCGATGTAGTTTTCAGATAGAAAGACATGGAAACGCATAAAAATACTATCACCAGGATTCACCAGAACTGTACCGGATCAACAACATTACAGTAGAGTCACAAGGGCTCCCCCAATTGATGAGATATGAGGGAGTTGGACGTAGTGTCACAAGGGCTGCCACAATTGGTGAGCTATGAGGGATGCCGGGATGGTACCAATAATGGAAAATTTCACATTTGCACCGAAAAACTGCTATTTCAGAATAAAAGAAATGCAATGGAGCCAGCAATTTAGTGAACTATTTTTCTTTATTCTATCATAAGCCAAATGCAGTGAACAGTGTGTCTTTGGCTCCATTGCTACAATGCTACTGAAAAATAAGTTAGCGGAACAAAGAAACTAAAAGACGCTAGTCCTTGTAGCAACTCGAATTTGTTGCTGCATGTCCACTACTTTGAAACGACACGGCATTAACTCCGTCCAACACTCATTTTATTCTGAAAAACACAAAAAGTTCCTGCTAATGGTTCGAAGCGTCTAATGGTTTAGATGAAGCACCTAATGTTTAAAGTTCCTGCTTCAACAGTATCTCAAAAAACACAGCCACAAAGAATCCTttcaaaaaacatgtttttagggaaatcattttatttagttgaaggCCGATAATGTGCCAAAAAAAACATAAATTTGCGCCCATAACATTCAGTACAAGCAAAAAGAGGCTATCCTACCTCTTCACAAGATTGGCGTGTTTCAAGTGCCTAGACTCTAGTATTTCATTAGTTAAGTGAGGATTAGTGAATGCCCCTACAAAAGGTGATTCCTACAGTACCAAAAAAATAGCCCTGCAAGAAGTCAAGAAATACCCCAAATTTTATCCCGAACAGGTAGACATGATGAAAGTTGCGAGAGCCATTGAGTCATTGGGATAATGTAGTTGTACAGGGAGGCATGACGAAATAAATGTGAAACACTAGTATAATTCAAAGGACAGTTTATTGATAGCATTGGAGTCGAATAGTTATGACTTGTGATCGCATGAGTGGTTTTCGGCAAGCCCATTTGATACAGCAGAAGTCAGAACTCAAGATTTGGGGgaggaacaaaaaaaaaaagttaacctAAGGCGCAAGTAGCAGACCGAACATCAAACTCTCTATGGCCAAATCCCAAATTACAAAATCCTAAATTATCACCAACACATGAGTTGAATGCAATCTTATTCTTACCCCTGCCAACAGGGAGGAAAAGGGATTCCAAATAGATGTCTAAGTTACTTCCATATTTCACTTTGGCTACGTGTCACGTGTTGAGACAATACAACACTTCATTTAAAGCCAAAATCATGAAACTCCACAGAAAATGCAAGCGAGTCTGAGTAAGATGGATCACAATCATAGAAAACAAACTCATCCAAGCGTTCACAGCTCGCAACGATGAGGAAAACGGAGATATATAGCAGTATAATATTTCCTACGCCTAAAGATCACCCCACTCTGTTTGAATTTGAAATACGGCATTACATTGACGTCAAAAATATGAGTATAGTGAAGGACCTTGTAATAAAAGTTCCTATACTTGCAAACCACAAGAGCAATTATTAAAAGCCAAAGCAGAGAAATGAACCTGCTTGAGGAACTCGCCATGCCAGTTGTCAAGGTTATCGAAAGACTTCATCACATTGACATCATAGACAAGGACACAACAATCAGCTCCTCTATAAAACGCAACACCAAGGCTCTGGAATCTTTCCTGACCAGCAGTGTCCCAAATCTAATACCACAGACGATAACATATCAACATCATCTCGAGTAATATTAACTAGTTATTCTTATGTGAACCGTTGTACGCATACAACCAAGTCATTAATTGAGTTTCAAAGTAGGGTATATAACATAAAAATGAATAACACGAAAACGCAACGCACTTGTAATGTGACAAGCTTGTCATCAATTTGGAGCTCTTTGGTGAGGAAATCCGCTCCGATTGTAGCCTTATATTGCTGGCTAAACTTCTTATGTACATACCTAGTTTCTTAATTAAGTGTCCACACATTCAAATCATCAATCAAACCTAAATTTGCAACAACAATTGAACTTCCGCGCTTATAACTTCTGCTAATTTACCAAGAAATCGCTAAAAGACCTAAACTTTTGAACAATATCAttaaaaacatcaaatttaccAGACAAAAAGCTAAATTAACATCAACATAATCAATAAACACTCCGTATTGCTTAAATTAATAGtgtaagaataaaaaaaaaataaacaaataatcgAGAAAAAAGAAGTATATATGGAAGCAGAATGAAGGATACTGATTCATCAATGATGTCTTCCCTACCCTgcaaataaaatataaataaaaataaaaatataataaaattcaaTCAACGTTATCTCATCTCGTGTCTCACTACCTCTATTTGTTGGCATCACTTTCAAATCATAAACATGATTGTAAATTATATCAATGTGTTGATGTGTCATAACAAGAAGATAATGGGACACGAGATGAGACACAAAAATAGTTCCGGCATGGAAATAAAAAAGAggagaaagaaaaggaaaagagtACCCGCTGTCACCGAGGACGATAACTTTGAGCAAACTACGCCGACGAGTAGTCAttgaattattaattattattattattattattgttattattggagATGAAAAGAATCAAACTTTGAATCTTGTAATCTTGTATATAAATAGTATGgtttatttgtgttttatttatatgttgcgtTATTATTAGATTTAGATTTGAATTACGAGTATTATTGTAAAGTGTTTGTGTTTGAGATGGAGTTAGTTTGAGAAGGTTGTGAGGACAGACAGGTCACAGGTCACAGGGGGGCGGGATTTTTGATCTGGCTCAACACAAAGCCGACATGAAATAAAATAATGGGAGGTGATGTCATATGATGATTGTATGCTTAGAAGGTCAACATCTTTTTAGGGTTATAATGTCTAAAAGAGAAAAAATAGGGTTTGGGTCTTGAGGTCAGTAAAATTAACCCAATCTGAATGACCCAACTTGTATTAGACCTAATATCTGAACTCAAGACTCAAGTTTAACCCGAAATTGAATTTACCCAACTCGAATATTTATTGTTACAACTGATTATTATCCATGAATAAATCGATAATAGTTGAAAATGACCTGAACCCGTAATAACTCGGCCCGACCGAAGCCAGCAAACCCAAAATTAACCTAATCTGAACACAACCCATTTGACCCTTTTGCAGACCCGTTTACCAGGTCTATTACATGCACTAAATAtacaaattttcatttaagatGGGCATATCCATCTTCACTCTTAACTTTCAAAGGGTTAAGTATTACacgtaaaacaaaaatagaatGCATTGATATTAACAAAAGTTTTATTCCATCTATGGAAGTGGAGGTAGAATTGAGATTTTTTAATTGGGTTTAGAAGTAAATCCGCTTTTATAGGCAACAATCGTGTCTAAATGAGAAAAGATTAAGGTCTATTGGTAAACACTAGGGAGTATATTGATAATAAATAGCATATTTCCAATTAATTGGTGGATTGACCATTGAATATGCTCGTTTAATACTAAAGTTGGTTGGTGTGAGTCGTAAGAgatctcatctcttaaacaagtgatcagatgttcgattcctgactcttgtgAATCAAAAAATAAAACTTGGGAGGGTTACTCATTATATGACCTTCAGTACCCCGAATAAGATTGCCCCAACTATCGGTAGAGGATACTCTtgttcaaaaccaaaaaaaaaaatgtttttttaaTGCGTTTGGTAAATAGTAGAGCTAATAAGCAGGGTATGTCTTGAACATTTTGAGACTTTAGGCAAATTGTAGAATAGGGCCCATTTAAAATCTTTGTTCAAGTAATTCACATCACGTGTCATTTTCTAATACAAATCAGTCTTTAGCGATATTAATTAAGAAATGTGCGTGTCGCACAAATACTTGTTTTTATATTCAAGTGGTGACCCTTATAAGACAGTTTAAACTAATACATATGTGTATCATGGGAAAATTCGactatatttataacttcattttAGTTATAGAGTTAAGTGTCTTATAATTCAATTCTTTTATCGCCAAGATCGAAATTCTTTCAAATATAGATATTAGCTTTATTAAATGAGTTCATTGAATGTATAATTT from Silene latifolia isolate original U9 population chromosome 10, ASM4854445v1, whole genome shotgun sequence encodes:
- the LOC141605458 gene encoding ras-related protein Rab7 — encoded protein: MTTRRRSLLKVIVLGDSGVGKTSLMNQYVHKKFSQQYKATIGADFLTKELQIDDKLVTLQIWDTAGQERFQSLGVAFYRGADCCVLVYDVNVMKSFDNLDNWHGEFLKQANPPDPKAFPFILLGNKIDIDGGNSRVVSDKKAKDWCSSKGNIPYFETSAKEDIKVDDAFYCIAKAALANEREQDIYFQGIPEAVSETEPRGGCAC